In Haloterrigena turkmenica DSM 5511, a single genomic region encodes these proteins:
- a CDS encoding SagB/ThcOx family dehydrogenase: MPAGALEYHERTKHSPRSVREGSTGLNFDNKPRPYKAYVDLPSIPLVERIRPPQQPALSAIAEPTPDGDSRRGRDPDRETVTTLCYYAAGITKAIDLRNRTKLFRAAATTGALYHVDLYVVCGDLEGPGNDSNADLDLEAGVYHFDPRTCSLDVLREGDHRGVLAAASEYDPVADAPLSVVATSTWWRNAWKYEARTFRHAFWDSGTTLANLLAVAHALDYRAEVVTGFADRPVADLLGVDPEREAPLEIVPIGADAPVPSPASADIDPIDPATEPLSSNEREFPLIHEAWQAGTLEDGGATESWRARGPTENRTIGTRDPGNGERVSLEPVDPETASSRPLHRTIRRRGSCREYEREPISFRQLSTMLDRAVRGVPMDVRGRDDRSETGVDPPLSFVDPYLIVNGVDGLESGSYHYHPDAGELERLQSGEFRREASHLALDQRLGGDAAVCIYFLTDLEALVEEFGDRGYRAAQLEAALTAGRLYLGTYAHRTLGGTGLTFYDDIVTDFFAPRAAGQTPLFLYTVGRPA; this comes from the coding sequence ATGCCGGCCGGCGCACTCGAGTACCACGAACGGACGAAACACTCGCCCAGAAGCGTCCGCGAGGGGAGTACGGGGCTGAACTTCGACAACAAGCCGCGGCCGTACAAGGCGTACGTCGACCTGCCGTCGATACCGCTCGTCGAGCGGATCCGGCCGCCCCAGCAGCCGGCGCTGTCGGCGATCGCCGAGCCGACGCCCGACGGCGACTCGAGGCGCGGTCGCGACCCGGACCGCGAGACCGTCACGACGCTCTGTTACTACGCCGCGGGCATCACGAAGGCGATCGACCTCCGAAACCGGACGAAACTGTTCCGGGCGGCGGCGACCACCGGCGCGCTCTACCACGTCGATCTGTACGTCGTCTGTGGCGACCTCGAGGGGCCGGGTAACGACTCGAACGCCGATCTCGATCTCGAGGCCGGCGTCTACCACTTCGATCCCCGCACCTGCTCGCTCGACGTCCTCCGCGAGGGCGACCACCGCGGCGTCCTCGCGGCCGCAAGCGAGTACGATCCCGTCGCTGACGCGCCGCTGTCGGTCGTCGCGACTTCGACGTGGTGGCGAAACGCCTGGAAGTACGAGGCACGAACCTTCCGCCACGCCTTCTGGGATTCGGGGACGACGCTGGCGAACCTGCTCGCGGTCGCCCACGCGCTGGACTATCGCGCCGAGGTCGTCACCGGTTTCGCCGATCGCCCCGTCGCCGACCTGCTCGGTGTCGACCCCGAGCGCGAGGCGCCCCTCGAGATCGTCCCAATCGGCGCGGACGCGCCCGTTCCGAGTCCGGCGTCCGCCGATATCGACCCGATCGATCCCGCTACTGAACCTCTCTCATCGAACGAACGGGAATTTCCGCTGATCCACGAGGCCTGGCAGGCCGGAACGCTCGAGGACGGCGGCGCCACCGAGTCGTGGCGCGCCAGGGGACCGACGGAGAACCGGACGATCGGCACCCGAGACCCCGGCAACGGCGAGCGCGTCTCGCTCGAGCCGGTCGATCCGGAGACGGCCTCGAGCCGCCCCCTCCATCGAACGATCCGTCGACGCGGCTCCTGTCGCGAGTACGAGCGCGAACCGATCAGCTTCCGACAGCTCTCGACCATGCTCGATCGGGCCGTTCGCGGCGTGCCGATGGACGTGCGGGGCAGGGACGATCGGAGCGAGACCGGCGTCGACCCGCCGCTCTCGTTCGTCGACCCCTACCTGATCGTCAACGGCGTCGACGGTCTCGAGTCGGGCAGCTACCACTACCACCCCGACGCGGGCGAACTCGAGCGCCTCCAGTCGGGCGAGTTCCGACGCGAAGCGAGCCACCTCGCGCTGGACCAGCGGTTGGGCGGCGATGCCGCCGTCTGCATCTATTTCCTGACCGACTTGGAGGCGCTCGTCGAGGAGTTCGGTGACCGCGGCTATCGCGCGGCCCAACTCGAGGCTGCCCTGACCGCGGGACGGCTGTATCTGGGGACCTACGCCCACCGGACGCTGGGCGGGACCGGACTGACGTTCTACGACGACATCGTGACGGACTTCTTCGCGCCACGAGCCGCCGGGCAGACGCCGCTGTTCCTGTACACGGTCGGACGACCGGCCTGA